Sequence from the Arthrobacter sp. V1I7 genome:
TGTAGGCTGTCAGCATCGGGCCTAGAGGACTAGAACGGTCCGGCCCCCGGCTCGTGTCTCGTAGGATTCGAACGCCTTGTGGATGTCCCTGAGTCCGAAGACGGTTGGCGCCGGCAGGGTCAGCGTTCCGGATTCGACGTGGCCAGCCAGAACGGCGAGGCGTTCACCGGATTCTTCGATCCGCACCACTGTTCCGGTCTTGCCTTCCATCGAGTCCCCTCCTGGTTCGGTACCTGGGACGACCGACACGTAGGTTCCGCCCGGGCGAAGCGCCTCGGCGATGTCAATACCGGCAGCGTCAACGATCCGGTCGAAGGAATTCGAGGGCACATCGTCCACATAGACTTCGCTGACCCCGGCGGTGCGCAACGGCTCCGCCTGCGACTCGCTGAGCACGAGTGCGTGAACTTGAAGCCCCCGGTTCAGGAGAAGTTGAACGACAATCCAACCCACGGCCCCTGCCGCTCCGACCACCAGAATCCGATCTCCGGCAGCGGGGGCTAAGTCCTCTACAGCCTTGAGTGCCGTGAGTCCGACCAAGGGCAACTGCGCCAGCACGGCCGACTCGATGCCCTCGGGGGCCGGGGTTATGGACGAAGCTGGCAGAACGACATACTCCGACCAAGTGCCTCGGGCGGTGACCGCCATGTTGGACATGGCCAGCACTCGAGTGCCCTCGGCAGGGCCCACCGTTTCCGGGCCGAGTCCCGCGACCTGCCCGACCAGGTCCCAGCCCAAAATGAAGGGATAGTCGCCGCTTAGCGGAACGATAGCGCCGTTGCGGATCTTCAAGTCCGCAGGATTGATGGCCGATGCCTTGAACCGGATGAGTACCTCGCCCGGGCCAGGTACTGGCGTAGGCAGGTCGCGGAGATTGAGGTCGTTCGGTGCGTCGAGTTGGATGGTAAGCATTTTGCTGCCTTTCGTAGAACGGGTAATAGGGACACGGGGATCCGATTGGGAAGCGTGACTGGTTAAGCAGGTGACGATCGTCGCATTACAAGTAGTCACCTGTCAAGCTGGTGACACGAAACATTCATTCGTCTGCGGCAATGCGGCCCTCGACTTCGCCTCCACATTTGGCTCACGGCTTGGGGCGCCTGTCGAACTGTTCCCGTCGCCGGAGAGCCTGGACTCCTCGTTTTGCGAATCCGGGATCGTCGACGGAGACATCAAATTTCAGCCGGCAGACCTTGACGAGGCCATTCTGATCCGGGCGGGGGCCCTCTCCCGCGAAACCGCAGCCAGCGTATCTGCCCCGTGACAATGCCACCTGCTGCAATCAACGGGATCTCCCCAAGTCATTTGAGCAACACGTGCAGGGGCGTGATCCCTGCCGGTCCGGCTGCATCGAGAGGGTACCCCTGCGCCCGCCAGTTTCGGGCCCCTGGATGCACGCCTCGTTCTTGCAGCGTGGAGACGATGCCCGCCGCCGGCACATCGCAGGCCACGGGCACGATGGCGGGGGCTGGTTCGCATGGGACGCCGGGCTTGCTTTGCCGATCCCGCCCGACGTTTCTGACTTCCAAGCTTTAGTAGTGAGAAGACCGGGGCCTACTGCCGGCGTGCCAGGCTGCCGGCCGCCAAGGGCCCCCTGCCGCTTCTGGCGTGGCCGTCGCCGAGCATGCCGGATCCACCAGCTGCCAGAGCAGCCGAGTAACCCCCTTGACAGGTGACGACATCGCGTGCAAATATCGTTACCAGTTGAAGCGGTGACGAAGAAGCGATCCGGACGGCAACACCTGGTTCCTCCAGGAAATCAACACCCGGGCACCCGGGCGATGAGCGCACAACCAACTACTAAACAAACAAAAGGGATTTATCATCATGGATTTGAAGCTTGAAGTACTGTTCGTTCCCGTTTCCGACGTCGATCGGGCCAAGGCCTTCTACGAATCGCTCGGATTCCGCCTCGATGTCGATTACGTCGCCAGCGAAGAGTTCCGGCTGGCGCATTTGACCCCTCCCGGGTCGGAAGCATCCATCATCATCGGCAAGGGCGTCACCACAGCCGCACCCGGATCACTCCAGAACACGATTTTCGCCGTGAAGGACATCGTCGCGACCCGGGCCGACCTTGCTGCAAAGGGCGCCGATGTCTCCGAGGTCTTCCACTACGCGGACGGATTCATCTTCCACCTCGACCACCAGCACCGCGTTCCCGGCCCGCACCCGGAACGCGCCGACTACCAGTCCTTTGCAACCTTCAGTGACCCGGACGGCAACACCTGGTTCCTGCAGGAAATCAACACCCGGGCGCCCGGCCGATGAACAACCCGAACGGTTCAGCAGAATATGACCTGATCGTGCTCGGCGGCGGTGCCGTGGGAGAGAACATTGCCGACCGCGCGGTGCAGGGCGGCCTGACCGCAGTGATTGTCGAGAACGAGCTCGTCGGTGGCGAGTGCTCCTACTGGGCATGCATGCCCTCAAAGGCGCTGCTGCGCTCGGCCCAGGTGCTGCGCGCAG
This genomic interval carries:
- a CDS encoding NADP-dependent oxidoreductase, encoding MLTIQLDAPNDLNLRDLPTPVPGPGEVLIRFKASAINPADLKIRNGAIVPLSGDYPFILGWDLVGQVAGLGPETVGPAEGTRVLAMSNMAVTARGTWSEYVVLPASSITPAPEGIESAVLAQLPLVGLTALKAVEDLAPAAGDRILVVGAAGAVGWIVVQLLLNRGLQVHALVLSESQAEPLRTAGVSEVYVDDVPSNSFDRIVDAAGIDIAEALRPGGTYVSVVPGTEPGGDSMEGKTGTVVRIEESGERLAVLAGHVESGTLTLPAPTVFGLRDIHKAFESYETRAGGRTVLVL
- a CDS encoding VOC family protein translates to MDLKLEVLFVPVSDVDRAKAFYESLGFRLDVDYVASEEFRLAHLTPPGSEASIIIGKGVTTAAPGSLQNTIFAVKDIVATRADLAAKGADVSEVFHYADGFIFHLDHQHRVPGPHPERADYQSFATFSDPDGNTWFLQEINTRAPGR